From the genome of Kluyveromyces lactis strain NRRL Y-1140 chromosome F complete sequence:
atctcatcgctaCTTCAAATCTTTTCACTcatgatttttttcttttcaatctGATCTTTTCTCGACTGATTTTCACGCCTTTAGGCCTGGCATCAAGCCTGCTCTAGGAAAATTTTTGTATGTGATTTGATTCTATGTAGAGTTGATTGTGATGAGATAATGAATCTAACTATTACTACAGGAGGTGAATGCTGACACTGAAATAACCTGCTAAAATCTGGGACGTGTATTCgacatatatatacaaggTGATGGGGGGATTGAACTTGATAAAaggttgtttttttttagtcATTTCCGCCGATGTGTTATTTTGTACTGGATTCAATGAGAAGAGGGTTTAATGTGatccttctttcttctcagATCTCTCCACTGGCAGAGTTTTCATACGTCTCTCCAAATAAGCATCCTTGTCCTTCAGTTTCTTTGTGtattcagtttcttttctaccAGGATACAAGATACGCTTGTCCAATTCAGACAactcttgttcttgaataGGCTCCACTTGTTCAACGTTAGTGTGAGCCTTCCAGATGTGACGGATTTCACCCACACAATGCATACATAGCGTATGTGCCTTCTTGTAATGCCCACATGAAGGGCATTTGTTCAAATGGTTGATCATTTTCAGCTGTTTGTCTCCAGGCGCATATAACTTTTgtctcttcttctgatgCGACACTTTCTTCTTGGGCACAGCTAGAAGGATCCCGTTATTCGTAAAGTAATCCGCTTGAGGTGAAGACTTTTCACGTTGGTTTCTTTCAAGCAATTCCAGCAGTTTCTGTGGCAATGCAGTACCAGCTGCTGGAGTGCTCCAACGAGGCAATATTGATGTCGCTGTTTCCAGCAACACTCTGCTAAAAGATTCCGTTACAGCTCCAAAAGACATCCTCTAATTATTTTCGCTGCTGGTATGATActatgatgaagaggagAAAGGATAAGTTCAATCGATAGGGACAGATACTAGTTTCTCTAGGTCGCTCGTCTAACTCTGTTTGAACTTCGTCAATTCAAATTGGTATTGACGAATTGGATtataagaaagaattttCAACATTACCCTGATTTGGTGATGATCTGTGTCCCTTTTTCGATTTCGATGAAAAAGACGAAAAATCACAAAAACTAAAAATGGAACTCGAAACGAAATAAGTGTGTCAACAAAATATAAGTAAGGAATCAGATCTTGTATTCTTTAGAATAAGTAAGATTGTGattacttttttttgacgTTTCTGTGGTTAATTGCTACtcattgtttgaatttttgttattgCGGTTAATTGTTTTTATAACTTAGAGgtttttcattattttaaCTTCCAAACACTAAAACACGTAAAGCTTTGatcatttggatttgaCTTATATACATCTCTACTACGCGAAAGGAATTATTAAAGGTAAAATACACGcataaacaaaaacaatgGCATCTAGTACTGCTGCAGCTGGTatgacttcttcttctgatggGTTGGCTTTGGTAAATCCATCTTCTTATGTTGGGTTTGATTCGATTACTTCACAGATTGAACATCGTTTGTTGAAGAGAggatttcaattcaacgTTATGGTCGTTGGACATTCTGGTCTGGGTAAGAGTACTTTGATCAACACTTTGTTTGCATCTCACTTGGTTGATTCTTCTACTGGTAAGGACATCACTCAGGAACCAATTAGTAAGACCACCGAGATCAAGGTTTCAACACATTCTTTATTGGAAGACCGTGTACGTTTGAACGTGAACGTGATTGACACTCCAGGTTTTGGTGACCAGATAAATAACGACAAAGTTTGGGAACCTATTGTCAAGTACATCAAGGAGCAACACTCTCAATATTTACGTAAAGAGTTGACTGCTCAACGTGAAAGACACATTGTAGACACTCGAGTACATGCAGTGTTATATTTCATCCAACCTAACGGTAAGGGTCTAACAGAACTTGACGTTGCTGCTTTGAAGAGATTGACAGAAATCGCTAATGTTATCCCGGTGATCGCTAAAGCTGATACTTTGACGTTGAATGAGAGAGCTAACTTCAGAAACATCttacaagaagaatttaAAAAGTACAATTTCAGAATCTATCCATATGATTTAGACGATCTGACCGATGAAGAAGTGGAACTGAATAAAAGTATAAGATCTATTATTCCATTTGCCGTTGTAGGATCTGAAAAGGAGATTACAGTGAACGGTGAACTAGtaagaggaagaaaaactcGTTGGGGTGCCATCAATGTCGAAGACATCAACCAATGTGAGTTCGTATATTTAAGAGAATTTTTGATCAGGACACACTTGCAAGATTTGATTGAGACTACAGCTTTGATCCACTACGAAAGTTTCAGATCCAAGCAATTGATtgctttgaaggagaaCGCCAACGCTAGAACTTCTGCACACATGTCTCAgacatcaacaacaatgCTGCGTTAATAGGTGGAAAAAAGAGCCGGGAAGACTTCTAGAAGAAACGGCGTctttatttcaaaaaaatgtaGCGTTTTACCGGTACGCAAGAGCTGTGCcaattattttttttgtgttcTTCACTGGTTTGAATCCTGCCCTAGTAAAATGTCGCTTCATTTCCATATATCTTATTGATAATTGGTAATGTCTCTCTATTTCTACTTGTCAAACGTCTCttaatctcttttttaTATATCACATTCTCTTTTTAGGATTTATAAACCCCATTAGTTAACTATAATACTACATCACGTATAACCAACTGGTAATTAAAGTCTAAGAAATTGGACGGTGCTGTTGTCCTCCCATTTTTGTACTGAGCAGATGTATGCGAATAAATTAGTGTAGACAAGCTCCAGAGTAATCTACAATGTATCATCACTGCATATTAGTGTCTACATGAAGACATTCAGTGTTTAAATTTTATTCCAGATACTAAAATGTTCTATTTTGTCATATCCTCTggaatcttttttttattgtGCTCTTCTACGACTTCTGAGTAGAATGGAGTCTACAGACATTTGGCAGGAGTTTATGGAAGTCCTTAATGTCTTTATTCTGCTTAGAGCGTTTCATATAAAATTCACTATCAATGTATTTTCTGCGCATGGAAAAACGAATAATAAAGCATCGGACACCGTCCAAAACTCGATATACGCTTTCAATATTTGTATGATTGGTTTGGGCATGCAAAGATATGGGCCTTTCACAAAGTGATATTTTGGTCATCTACTAGTTTTGACAACTTGGGAAAATGTTAAAACTAGGATGCTGATTCAGCCTTTCCAGTGCACATCGATGTTCTctgaaaataataaatagaGTTAGCAACTATCCTTGGGGAAAGAACTCCAGTAAAATATTCTGCAGGATGCATTCATGACTCTTGTAATCCATACTAGGTTTAACGAAATATTTGCTGTTGATCACATTCTAGTAGTGAGTGAATTACAAATTTCTTGTGCGCTGCAATATTCATATAACGAGTAAAATGTCTTGAAGGCAAAGCAAGTTATTACACTGCACTAAAGCATAGATCAAACAGTCCACAGATCCGATAACGAATTCCTTTAACGCTCTATCATTTCTAGCCGTCAATTTTCGATAAGTATCAACGCCCTAGGAAAAAAACCAACGCTGCCAATGGGACATTCCATGGTGGATTTTTGGCTTATGGTTGTTGCGGAACTGTTTACGGCTACACTCCAACACATTCGCACACTCTCAGTATGTGTTCGTTACTTGATATCTTCGCAACATTCTTACAGTTTACAGTTTACAGTTACTGTCCGCAATCACTTAACTTATACTTCTATGCCGATCAAGGTAGcaccattttcaatgatacaTCGAAGAAAACCTCACGCTAGCAGATGATTCGGAAATTAGTTGATCATGAATATCCAGTTCTATGTTAGTTAGGGTTTTTCGCACTGACCTAGCTACATATGTCGATAATACTTCTCATGAACGACAAATTAATGGAACATAATACTACAAATGGTCCTAAatcaataataaataaagaataattttaataaaataattataaaataaaaaaaatataaaagTGTGAATGAAACAGATAAGGAATAATTAAACAACACCAAAGTCACAGATATTAGTAGTCGTCAGGTACTCAATCCAATGTGTTCCTCTTGTACCTTTCTACTGCTTTAGAATTGTTCTTTAGCTAACAATAAAGTGTACTTTATGCCTTATTATTTATTATGCACGTGACAATAAATAATACATTTTTATAAACTTATAATTTTTATATTTAATTTTTAAAATAACTTTATAATTATCATATTttaattatatatattaattTTTGTTAACTCTAGGTTATTTATAAAATAGAATATTTTTGATTACTACTCTAAAATTTAAATATTAAAGATGTTTTATTGTTCcgaaaataaaaatattaatgaaatattttggaaatttaATAATATTTTTCTGCTTGATTATATTGATGTTTTTGATAAAGGCGTTTCTATGAATCTGGCGTTTATAAGGTACATATTGTTTTCTATGATAGAAAGAGCATCCCTTCCACATCTGAGGTTAAATTCTGACCATTTGGATAATCCAACATCAGTAAATTAGCTTCACGGATAAACGTTAATGCTTTGCATATTCAAtactgtttttttttttctgtatACAAAATATTATCTTCATTTCTATTTACATTTTGAACttaataaaataaaacttAGGATCCTATCTAGGACTATAGAATGTCTCCGATAATACCTGATGCTTTTTGATAAGTTTCCAAAAGGTTGACGCATTTTTCGCGGTCCTGTGCTAAAGTCTGATCTTCCATCAAGAGTTCATCGAAGAGTGACTCTTTGTAAAGCTTTGTGACTAGTCTATTTTGGACAGATTCTTTTGAATAGTTTACTAGCAAGCACATTACAGCCTTTGGGACCTGATCTTCGATCATCTCTCTAACAATGGAAAAGTATGAGACGATCAATCTTCTAATTAATTCACATTCCAACTCTTCACGTTCGGTAAATTCGGTAGCAGCTTCAGATTTGGTATGGGCATCTGCGCTCTTGTCTTTAAAATCTTGAATTTGCAAATTTTCGATGTCATAAGAATTATCAGAGCCGTTATAATCAATTCTCGAAGAAAGCTTTGTATTGGAActcttttgttctttgcCGAAGAAATAATTCAAGAAGGAATCCTTTGATTGCTTcatatcattttcttcttcagagtCGTGCTCGCTGGTTGCTGTGGAATCAGAATCAAGCTTCAAATCTTGTTCTGTCTCATCTACTGAATCggatttcttcatttcacGTTCAGCTTGTTGTTGCTCTAACAGTAGCTGCTTCTCATATTCCCTCTGTTTCTGAAGTCTTTCCGTTTGctttttgttctttctaGCTTCAACAATCTCGGCCATGGCCTCTGTAGCACTTGGGAAATTTGGATGATTTGTGTTAATGTACGCTTTATGAATATCAATCAAACTTTCGACGTAAGAACGAGTTGGTCCCAATCTTTCCCTCAACAGTTCACTGACAACCTCGACTAGCTTACTTTGTAGTTTTGGATATCTTGCTAGCTCAGGAGAGCCACAGTTGTGacatatcttcatcaattcttcatACACCAATTCTACGCAACGTTGAGATGGATCTAGAAGTAATCTGATTTGTGGTTTAACCAATAGATCGAATGCTAATTCTGGAACAAACAATGAAGGTCTTGGCCCAGTTGAGTTTCTTATAGCTGTTCTGATGTCCGTCATTGATAAGTTAGAAGTAGGGTTGATGAAGTTTAGAGATTTCCCGAATAGAGTGTTATAGATGTAATAGATTCTGGCACCACCACAAAGTTCTTTAGTGCTTATTTCCGAGGAAGTACCATCGATGGAAGAAATGAATTTAGTAGCAAATTTattcatcaattgcaaAACAAGGCCAGCTCTATTTTCTTTCGTGATAACTTTATCGTCACCATATGTAGCCAATTCTTGTTCGGTTTGTCCGATGAGGGTATTTAATCTGGCTTTGATATCTGGCAATTTATCTCTAATGTGATTCATCAAGACTTGGTTCAATAATTTAGCCAAGTATCTGGTTCCGCATCTAGTTGAAATAGTTCTGTAAACAGGATGTTTTGCAAAGAATTGTTCTTCTGAGTTCaaagcttcttcaacacTTTTGTTTTGTTGGATGTCTTGCTGGGATCTGTTCACCACACCGACAAATCCTAGCTTCAAAGGATACAACTTCCCTGACAAAATATCCAAAGCATTAGTGCCTTGGTCCATAAGATCCAATTTAGTAATAACACCAATAGTTCTTTTCCCATGGGGATCTATCTCTCTGgccaatttcaaagattctgaATTAACGAGATCGACATTAGCAGGGGAGATGGCCAAGATGATACAGTTTGGCTTGGCAACATATTCCAAGATCAAATTCTCGATTTGTCTTTCAATATCCGGTGGCTGTTCCCCAATCGGAACCTTAGTGATACCTGGTAGATCCACTAAAGTCAAGTTCAAAACATGCGGAGAATATATTTTCAAGTTGATTGGAATTCTGCTTATTCCCTTCTCTTTCCCTGCAATCCTAGCAGTttcgttttcaatttcCCTTCTAATTTCAGAAAAGTCGTAGAATCTACGACCTGGAATATGTAAAAACTCACCCCATTCATTCTTTATTTCAGGCTTATAgtttgaattctttctcaaatgATCTTCCAAGGTCATTTCCTTCTCCGTGCGGGCATCTGGCTCGTCATTAACCTGTTCAAGTGACgtagatgaagaattgtCATAATTATAAACCAATGGAGAATTCGGATCAATATTATTCAACTGAAGAACTAGAGGACGTCTGGTAACAATACCAGTACCACGAGGTAAGAAATCTCTCCCGACCAACGTTTCCAAGATCGAAGACTTACCAGAAGATTGCGATCCAATAACAGCTAAAACCGGTAGATCCAAACTGTCAATGCCTGCATCGTACATAACATCCTGTAGCTTATTCACCGTAGgaatcaaatcttctaGACTTGACATCTTCAGAGTTACTTGTGTACTATACTCCGACCTAATTAACCGTTCTAATAGACTAGTTTAAGGTTAACAGGATCGCATCTAATATCTAACCAATCAAAGATACACTCAAACGCAATATTTAACCATTTCATTGGatcaaatttcaaataattaTTCTCAATGCAATAGgtattttttattatttatttatttatttttatttttatttttatttttatttttatttttatttgatttaATTTGTTACATTTTTATTCTCTGTTTGATTTCTGCTGAAAATTGACTTCCAATATAGAGATCCGCTGTGATGTACGCGCAAATTGTCCTGAATCCATTATgtagtatatatatatcagCACCGTCACACTACGATTTAGGTTTCCTATGGACACTTAGAGTGTTTATTACGTTAATAGTGTTTATTTCAGGCCGTTTTGTAGTAGCGATCTTGTGGTGGTTTCCAATaacttttatcatcttcgtGGAGTAATGCATGTCAAAAATATCTCGAATGTTCATGTATGCTTCTTCAGCACCTTCTTCAGTGTCATATTCTTCTCCAGTTATGTAGTTCTTCAGATTTTTaaagttcttcttcgagGTTGGTATAATTATATCAGTCCGTTCTGGTTCATTGCAACGGCCGATGTATTTTCCTGACACTCCAATGACAGACACAGTTGATCCCAGTCTGAACTCTTGCCTTGCTTGCAATTCTGTCCAGAATGTTAACACATTGACTTTAGAAATTCGTCCATCACTGATCAGATGGTCAAGGAATCTGCCCTTGGGGTCATCAGGGAATAATGGTATCCTGTATAATGCAATGTCTTGCGGACTTTCAGAGAAAATGTCTCCTACGGTCCAATTTTGATATGCTGTGTTTCTCAAATAGTTGGAAATTactcttttctcttctccCGGTA
Proteins encoded in this window:
- the MRPL32 gene encoding mitochondrial 54S ribosomal protein bL32m (similar to uniprot|P25348 Saccharomyces cerevisiae YCR003W MRPL32 Mitochondrial ribosomal protein of the large subunit), which produces MSFGAVTESFSRVLLETATSILPRWSTPAAGTALPQKLLELLERNQREKSSPQADYFTNNGILLAVPKKKVSHQKKRQKLYAPGDKQLKMINHLNKCPSCGHYKKAHTLCMHCVGEIRHIWKAHTNVEQVEPIQEQELSELDKRILYPGRKETEYTKKLKDKDAYLERRMKTLPVERSEKKEGSH
- the CDC10 gene encoding septin CDC10 (highly similar to uniprot|P25342 Saccharomyces cerevisiae YCR002C CDC10 Component of the septin ring of the mother-bud neck that is required for cytokinesis septins recruit proteins to the neck and can act as a barrier to diffusion at the membrane and they comprise the 10nm filaments seen with EM); this encodes MASSTAAAGMTSSSDGLALVNPSSYVGFDSITSQIEHRLLKRGFQFNVMVVGHSGLGKSTLINTLFASHLVDSSTGKDITQEPISKTTEIKVSTHSLLEDRVRLNVNVIDTPGFGDQINNDKVWEPIVKYIKEQHSQYLRKELTAQRERHIVDTRVHAVLYFIQPNGKGLTELDVAALKRLTEIANVIPVIAKADTLTLNERANFRNILQEEFKKYNFRIYPYDLDDLTDEEVELNKSIRSIIPFAVVGSEKEITVNGELVRGRKTRWGAINVEDINQCEFVYLREFLIRTHLQDLIETTALIHYESFRSKQLIALKENANARTSAHMSQTSTTMLR
- the DNM1 gene encoding dynamin-related GTPase DNM1 (highly similar to uniprot|P54861 Saccharomyces cerevisiae YLL001W DNM1 Dynamin-related GTPase required for mitochondrial fission and the maintenance of mitochondrial morphology assembles on the cytoplasmic face of mitochondrial tubules at sites at which division will occur also participates in endocytosis) gives rise to the protein MSSLEDLIPTVNKLQDVMYDAGIDSLDLPVLAVIGSQSSGKSSILETLVGRDFLPRGTGIVTRRPLVLQLNNIDPNSPLVYNYDNSSSTSLEQVNDEPDARTEKEMTLEDHLRKNSNYKPEIKNEWGEFLHIPGRRFYDFSEIRREIENETARIAGKEKGISRIPINLKIYSPHVLNLTLVDLPGITKVPIGEQPPDIERQIENLILEYVAKPNCIILAISPANVDLVNSESLKLAREIDPHGKRTIGVITKLDLMDQGTNALDILSGKLYPLKLGFVGVVNRSQQDIQQNKSVEEALNSEEQFFAKHPVYRTISTRCGTRYLAKLLNQVLMNHIRDKLPDIKARLNTLIGQTEQELATYGDDKVITKENRAGLVLQLMNKFATKFISSIDGTSSEISTKELCGGARIYYIYNTLFGKSLNFINPTSNLSMTDIRTAIRNSTGPRPSLFVPELAFDLLVKPQIRLLLDPSQRCVELVYEELMKICHNCGSPELARYPKLQSKLVEVVSELLRERLGPTRSYVESLIDIHKAYINTNHPNFPSATEAMAEIVEARKNKKQTERLQKQREYEKQLLLEQQQAEREMKKSDSVDETEQDLKLDSDSTATSEHDSEEENDMKQSKDSFLNYFFGKEQKSSNTKLSSRIDYNGSDNSYDIENLQIQDFKDKSADAHTKSEAATEFTEREELECELIRRLIVSYFSIVREMIEDQVPKAVMCLLVNYSKESVQNRLVTKLYKESLFDELLMEDQTLAQDREKCVNLLETYQKASGIIGDIL